The Platichthys flesus chromosome 18, fPlaFle2.1, whole genome shotgun sequence genome includes a window with the following:
- the pou3f2a gene encoding POU domain, class 3, transcription factor 2a, with protein MSGVLSGVTTSVNRSWPIKSGARRTTGARLCVPLAQRPGDARERRRAAPWRKRVTVKGSLLLTPAITLAPIVMATATSNHYSVLNTPSSAPPPHSESGSMQQAAAYRDAHTLLQNDYSTLPGGGHPLSHAHQWITALSHGDSGAPWPSSPLGEQDVKPVLHDSDREELQNSSSLQQQQQRHPHLAHQQAHHDARAWRTSTATTHIPGMATSEGQSLVYSQSGFGLMPGGEQGGMHHHPLRDEDHHSLSPHLSDHGGGPGAHQQSLSHHHQHGGHQDHSDEDTPTSDELEQFAKQFKQRRIKLGFTQADVGLALGTLYGNVFSQTTICRFEALQLSFKNMCKLKPLLNKWLEEADSTSGSPTSLDKIAAQGRKRKKRTSIEVGVKGALESHFLKCPKPGAAEITSLAESLQLEKEVVRVWFCNRRQKEKRMTPIGGQIPGGEDMYGDTPPHHGAQTPVQ; from the coding sequence ATGAGCGGGGTGCTGTCAGGGGTAACCACATCTGTCAACCGTTCTTGGCCAATAAAGAGCGGAGCGAGGCGGACCACAGGTGCGCGCCTCTGCGTCCCCTTGGCACAGCGCCCGGGAGATGCTAGAGAGAGACGCCGAGCTGCCCCGTGGCGCAAAAGAGTTACTGTCAAAGGCAGCCTCCTTTTAACTCCAGCTATCACTCTGGCTCCGATAGTTATGGCGACCGCAACGTCCAACCACTACAGCGTGCTCAACACCCCCAGCAGCGCGCCGCCGCCGCACTCGGAGTCCGGGAGCATGCAGCAGGCGGCAGCGTACAGGGACGCGCACACCCTGCTCCAGAACGACTACAGCACGTTACCGGGCGGTGGACATCCGCTCAGCCACGCGCACCAGTGGATCACGGCGCTGTCTCACGGTGACAGCGGGGCACCCTGGCCGTCCAGTCCCCTCGGAGAGCAGGACGTGAAGCCCGTGCTGCACGACAGTGAccgagaggagctgcagaactCCAgcagtctgcagcagcagcaacagcgaCACCCTCACCTAGCGCACCAGCAGGCGCATCACGACGCCAGAGCATGGCGAACCAGCACGGCCACCACGCACATCCCGGGTATGGCGACATCTGAGGGCCAGAGCCTGGTGTATTCTCAGTCCGGCTTCGGCCTGATGCCGGGGGGAGAGCAAGGGGGGATGCATCACCACCCCCTCCGGGATGAGGACCACCACAGCCTCAGTCCGCATCTCAGCGATCACGGAGGCGGCCCCGGGGCCCATCAGCAGTCTCTCTCGCACCATCACCAGCACGGGGGCCACCAGGACCATTCAGACGAAGACACGCCGACCTCCGACGAGTTGGAGCAGTTTGCCAAGCAGTTCAAGCAGCGGCGCATCAAGCTGGGCTTCACCCAGGCGGACGTGGGACTGGCTCTGGGGACGCTGTATGGAAACGTCTTCTCTCAGACCACCATTTGCAGGTTCGAGGCGCTTCAGCTCAGCTTCAAAAACATGTGCAAACTCAAACCCTTGTTGAACAAGTGGCTGGAGGAGGCGGACTCCACGTCGGGGAGCCCCACAAGCCTGGATAAAATCGCGGCGCaggggaggaaaaggaaaaagaggacCTCCATCGAGGTGGGAGTCAAGGGGGCTCTGGAGAGCCATTTTCTCAAATGTCCAAAACCTGGAGCGGCGGAAATCACCTCCCTGGCGGAGAgtctgcagctggagaaggaggtggtGAGGGTTTGGTTCTGTAACCGGCggcagaaggagaagaggatgaccCCCATTGGGGGACAGATACCGGGAGGAGAGGACATGTACGGGGACACCCCTCCTCACCACGGAGCACAGACTCCTGTGCAGTGA